CCCCACGCCCACAAACCCGAGGCGGTTAGGCACGATCCAGCGGGCCCGGTACAGCACCAGGCCCATCAGAAACGAATAGCTCACACGCACGGCCCCGCCCCAGAACGTATTCCGGTCCCAGCCAATGCTCAGATTCGGCACCAGCGTGGCCTGGTAGACCAGGGCCCCGGCGGCCAGCAGCGTGAGCACGTACAGTAGGCGCGGCCGCACGCGCACCAGCACCAGGGCGTAGACCACGTTGGCGATGTACTCCCAAAATAACGACCACGTGGGCGCATTGAGCGGGAAAAGATTGAAGGTGCGCTCGGGCATTATCGGGTAGGGAATCAGCAGGCACGAGGCCAGAAACACCTGCCAGACCCGCTCGGCATACGCGGCATACACGGCACTGAAGGGGTCGAGACGAAACGTGAGCAAGCCGAGCACCGAGCCTACCAGCACCAGCGGATGCAAGCGAATCAGCCGGCGACGCAGGAAGGCCCCAATACCGATTTTCGCCAGGCGCGTGTCGTAGGCGCAGGCCATCACAAAGCCGGAGAGGCAGAAGAAAAAGTCGACGGCCAGGTAAGCGTGGGCAATAAAGAGGTGCTCATAGTCGGGTACCACGATTTCCATGAAGTGGTATACCACCACGGCCAGGGCAGCAATACCGCGCAGGCCATCGAGCACGGCGAAATGTGGCGTGGCCGACGGTAGCGCAGCAGGTGTATTGGGTATATTGTGGACAGCGGGCATAGGCAAGCGGAGAAAAAGAAGCCGCAAAATACCTCCGGCAACGCTTGCAGTAGTCCCCTTCAGGAAGAAAGGCCTGGATAACAGCCTTGGTTGATGCTACCGGCATCGTAAGCGCCGCTACTTTTTTGCCGCCGGAACGCTCGAGCCACGGAGCCCGTTCTCACTTTTGCCGCTTCTACCGGTTATCTTCGCCAACCTCTGACTTTCCTCCTCATGTCTTCCGATACCTCCTCCCCCGCCACCGACCAGATTCGCCTGACCCAGTATAGCCACGGCGCGGGCTGCGGCTGCAAAATCGCGCCCAAGGTGCTCGACCAGATTCTGCACACCAGCATCGCCCAGCCCGAGCACGAGAAGCTGCTGGTGGGCAACAGCAGCCGCGACGACGCGGCCGTGTACGACATCGGCGGCGGGCAGGCCATCATCAGCACCACCGACTTCTTCATGCCCATCGTGGATGACGCCTACGATTTCGGGCGGATAGCGTCGGCCAACGCCATCAGCGACGTGTATGCCATGGGCGGGCGGCCGGTTATGGCTATTGCCGTGCTGGGCTGGCCCATCGACAAGCTGGCCCCCGAAGTGGCCCGCCGGGTGATTGAGGGCAGCCGCAGCATCTGCGCCGAGGCGGGCATCCCATTGGCCGGCGGCCACAGCATCGACTCGCCGGAGCCCATTTTCGGCCTGGCCGTGACCGGGATGCTCGACATCAAGAACCTGAAGCAGAACGACACGGCCACGGCCGGCTGCGAGCTGTATTTGACCAAGCCCCTGGGCGTGGGCATGCTGACGACCTCGCAGAAGCGCGGCATTCTGCTCCCCGAGCACGAGCAGATTGCCCCCCAGAGCATGATGCAGCTCAACAAGATCGGCTACGACCTGGGCCAATTGGAGGCCGTGCGGGCCATGACCGACGTGACGGGCTTCGGCCTGCTGGGTCACCTCTCGGAGGTGTGCGAAGGCAGCAACCTGACCGCCGAAATCGACTTCGGCAAGGTGCCGCTGCTGGCCGAGGCCGAGCAGTACCGCCAGCAAAAGGCCATTCCGGGCGGCACGGTGCGCAACTGGGACAGCTACGGCCACAAGATCGGCGAGATTACTGAGGAGCAGCGCCAGTGGCTCTGCGACCCCCAGACCTCGGGCGGCCTGCTGGTGTGCGTGGAGCCCGGCGGCCGGGCCCAGGTGCAGGCCGTGTTCGAGCAGTATGGCTTGCAGCTCGAATCGTTTGGCACGCTGCGGGCCCACGTTGCCGGGGAGCCCTGGATTGAGGTGAAGTAGGCGGTGAAGCTGTTTCCCTTCCTGCGGCCGCTGCTCGAATTTACGGTGGCGGTCTGCGCCATCGTGTTCGGGCTGCGCTTTATTACGGGCTTTTTCACCCAGGCCAGTCGGGTGTACCGGCCCACGTTCCTGCGGCAGTTCTACCTGCTGTTCTGGCCCCTGCTGTGCATGAGCGTGGGGTTGCCCTTCCTGGTGTCGTTTCTCTACCTGGGCACCCTCAGCGCCTACGAGCTGGTGCTGCTGGTGGCCCTGGCCAGCGTGATTCTGGGTTTTTCGGTGCCGGCTCTTATTCTGCACGCCCAGTACTACGCCCGCAACCTGCACACCACCCTGGTGTTCGACCCCAAGCAGAACAAGCTGGAAGTGTACGAGGGCCGGCAGTTGGTGCCCTTCGCCCGGCGCGACCTGGTGCGGGTGGAGTACGTGACGTGTCGCTCGAAGCGGGCGTTCTGGAGCAACTACAACTTCCTGCGGCTGCATCTGGCCTCGGGGCAGATCCTGACGCTCACCTCCCTGCTGACCAACCTGGAGCCGGTGGCCGAATTTCTGCGCAACTCCAGCCTGGAGCGGCGGCAGCGCTGGGCCTGCTTTCTGTAAGCCGGCGGCGGCAAGCTCCCAAAGCAGCCGCTTCGTGCCGGGATTCGCGGCCGGGGTGCTACTTTTGTTGCTTACTTTTTTCTGCCTGGCCTGATGCGGCACTGTTTACTTTTTCTGCTGCTGTGGGGGCTCACCGCGCCGGTGGCGCGGGCCCAGGACCAGGCCACGGTGCAGCGCCTGCGCCGGCAGCTGCCCCACCTGCCCGCCTCGCCCGGCCGCGTGCTGGTGCTGGACTCGCTCAGCTACGCCCTGCACGACCTTTCGCCCGACACGGCCCGGCGCTACGGCGAGCAGGCCGTGGCCCTGGCCCAGCGCCTGCACGACCAGCGCGGCCTGATGCAGAGCCTGAACACGCTGGGCAGCTGCTACGCGGTGCTCTCGGACGGGGCGCACGCGCTCCAGCTCTACGCCCAGGCCCTGGGGCTGGCCCGGCAGCTGAATAGCGCCGACGGCCTGGTGCGCAGCCACGCCTCGATGGCCGCCGTGCACCACGAGCGGGCCGATACCGTGCAGGCGGGCCAGCACTACCGGGCTGCCCTGGCCCTGGCCGACCGGCCGGGTGTGCGGCCCGCCACGCAGCTGCTGCTGTACGGCAACTTGTCGAGCTTCTTCTTTTACCTGGAGCAAAATGCCAAGGCCCTGCACTACACCGAGCGGGCCCTGGCTTTGGCCCGGCGCACCGGCAGCGCCGTACACGAGTCGATTTACCTGGCCAATCTGAGCACCTACCACTTCAACGCCAAGCGCTACGCCCAGGCCGAGGAGCTGATCCAAAGGGCCCTGCGCCTGACCCAGGAGGCGCATCAGCCCCGCTTTGAGGCCGGCAACCTGGAGCTGTGGAGCCTGATGAACCTGGAGAAAAACCAAGTAGCCGAGGCCGGCGTGCTGGCCCGGCGCGCCCTGCGGCAGGCCCGGCTGGGCCAAAGTCAGGAGCGGGTGCTGGATGCCTACAGCCTGCTGGCCACCGTGGCCACCCGCCAAGACCAGTACCGGCAGGCCTACGCCTGGCAGGAGCGGTACGTGGCCCTGAACGACTCGCTCAACAACGGCCGCCGCCTGGCCATGCTCACGGCCCTGCAAAGCCGCTACGACAGCGAGGACAAGGAAAACCAGATTCAGCTGCTGACCCAGCAAACCGAGCTGCAACAGCTGCGCAACCGGGAGCTGTGGGGCGCTATTGCCGCCCTGGTGCTGGGGTTGGCCGGGTTCGGCTTTCTGTACTGGCAGCTGCGCCGCAGCCGGGCCGCGCTGGCCGCCAACAACCGGGCCCTGCACGAAACCACCGCCGAGCTGCGCCAGATGGCCGCCTCCAAAGACCGGCTCTACGCCATCGTGGCCCACGACCTGCGCGGCCCGGTCACGTCGTTCGTGGGCGTCACG
This window of the Hymenobacter aquaticus genome carries:
- a CDS encoding sensor histidine kinase encodes the protein MRHCLLFLLLWGLTAPVARAQDQATVQRLRRQLPHLPASPGRVLVLDSLSYALHDLSPDTARRYGEQAVALAQRLHDQRGLMQSLNTLGSCYAVLSDGAHALQLYAQALGLARQLNSADGLVRSHASMAAVHHERADTVQAGQHYRAALALADRPGVRPATQLLLYGNLSSFFFYLEQNAKALHYTERALALARRTGSAVHESIYLANLSTYHFNAKRYAQAEELIQRALRLTQEAHQPRFEAGNLELWSLMNLEKNQVAEAGVLARRALRQARLGQSQERVLDAYSLLATVATRQDQYRQAYAWQERYVALNDSLNNGRRLAMLTALQSRYDSEDKENQIQLLTQQTELQQLRNRELWGAIAALVLGLAGFGFLYWQLRRSRAALAANNRALHETTAELRQMAASKDRLYAIVAHDLRGPVTSFVGVTELIGFYLKRGDQEGLQRLPALVRQSAQSLNNLLDNLLNWAVSQTGELAYRPERVPVAALFAESQELYHTTAEAKQITLEARNPAGLVLWADQNMARTILRNLVGNALKFTPLGGTVQFSAAPGTRPGTVLLTVTDSGHGMPANLVAEVLSASALTTPTAPLGPRTGTGLGLLLCKAFVQRHGGTLDIRSVPGGGTSVLVELPLVAA
- a CDS encoding acyltransferase family protein — its product is MPAVHNIPNTPAALPSATPHFAVLDGLRGIAALAVVVYHFMEIVVPDYEHLFIAHAYLAVDFFFCLSGFVMACAYDTRLAKIGIGAFLRRRLIRLHPLVLVGSVLGLLTFRLDPFSAVYAAYAERVWQVFLASCLLIPYPIMPERTFNLFPLNAPTWSLFWEYIANVVYALVLVRVRPRLLYVLTLLAAGALVYQATLVPNLSIGWDRNTFWGGAVRVSYSFLMGLVLYRARWIVPNRLGFVGVGLLLLAGLLFPYRSNLTGLTDSLTVLVYFPLLVALGAGAHLNPRLAKTCHWLGELSYPLYMVHYPFVWVFLSYVATQKPPMSTLAWLVPTATLALVGLAYLLLVTVDAPLRRYLSKR
- the selD gene encoding selenide, water dikinase SelD is translated as MSSDTSSPATDQIRLTQYSHGAGCGCKIAPKVLDQILHTSIAQPEHEKLLVGNSSRDDAAVYDIGGGQAIISTTDFFMPIVDDAYDFGRIASANAISDVYAMGGRPVMAIAVLGWPIDKLAPEVARRVIEGSRSICAEAGIPLAGGHSIDSPEPIFGLAVTGMLDIKNLKQNDTATAGCELYLTKPLGVGMLTTSQKRGILLPEHEQIAPQSMMQLNKIGYDLGQLEAVRAMTDVTGFGLLGHLSEVCEGSNLTAEIDFGKVPLLAEAEQYRQQKAIPGGTVRNWDSYGHKIGEITEEQRQWLCDPQTSGGLLVCVEPGGRAQVQAVFEQYGLQLESFGTLRAHVAGEPWIEVK